In Manis javanica isolate MJ-LG chromosome 18, MJ_LKY, whole genome shotgun sequence, the following proteins share a genomic window:
- the FURIN gene encoding furin gives MELRPWVLCVVAAGVLVLLAADARGQQVFTNTWAVCIPGGPAVADSVARKHGFLNLGQIFGDYYHFWHRAVTKRSLLPHRLRHTRLQREPQVQWLEQQVAKRRTKRDLYQEPTDPKFPQQWYLSGAAQRDLNVKEAWAQGFTGHGIVVSILDDGIEKNHPDLAGNYDPGASFDVNDQDPDPQPRYTQMNDNRHGTRCAGEVAAVANNGVCGVGVAYNARIGGVRMLDGEVTDAVEARSLGLNPNHIHIYSASWGPEDDGKTVDGPARLAEEAFFRGVSQGRGGLGSIFVWASGNGGREHDSCNCDGYTNSIYTLSISSATQFGNVPWYSEACSSTLATTYSSGNQNEKQIVTTDLRQKCTESHTGTSASAPLAAGIIALTLEANKNLTWRDMQHLVVRTSKPAHLNANDWATNGVGRKVSHSYGYGLLDAGAMVTLAQNWTSVAPQRKCIIEILTEPKDIGKRLEVRKTVAACLGEPNHVTRLEHAQARLTLSYNRRGDLAIHLVSPMGTRSTLLAARPHDYSADGFNDWAFMTTHSWDEDPSGEWALEIENTSEANNYGTLTKFTLVLYGTAPEGLPAPPESSGCKTLTSSQACVVCEEGFSLHRKSCVQHCPPGFTPQVLDTHYSTENDVETIRASVCAPCHTSCATCQGLAPTDCLSCPSHASLDPVQLTCSRQSQSSRESPQQPPPPPRPPPEVGVGVGAGPRLRAGRPPSHLPEVVAGLSCAFIALVFVTVFLVLQLRSGSSFRGVKVYAMDRGLVSYKGLPPEAWQEEGPSDSEEDEGRGERTAFIKDQSAL, from the exons ATGGAGCTGAGGCCCTGGGTGCTATGCGTGGTAGCAGCAGGAGTCTTGGTCCTGCTGGCTGCTGATGCCCGTGGCCAGCAGGTCTTCACCAACACCTGGGCTGTGTGCATTCCTGGAGGTCCTGCTGTGGCTGACAGCGTGGCACGCAAGCATGGCTTCCTCAACCTGGGCCAG ATCTTCGGTGACTATTACCACTTCTGGCATCGAGCAGTGACGAAGCGGTCCCTGTTGCCTCACCGCCTGCGGCACACCCGGCTGCAGAGGGAGCCTCAG GTACAGTGGCTGGAGCAGCAGGTGGCAAAGCGCAGGACCAAACGGGACCTGTACCAGGAGCCCACAGACCCCAAGTTTCCCCAGCAGTGGTACCTG TCCGGCGCCGCCCAGCGGGACCTGAATGTGAAGGAGGCCTGGGCCCAGGGCTTCACTGGGCATGGGATTGTGGTCTCCATTCTGGACGACGGCATAGAGAAGAACCACCCGGACTTGGCAGGCAATTAT GATCCCGGGGCCAGCTTTGACGTCAACGACCAGGACCCTGACCCCCAGCCTCGGTACACACAGATGAATGACAACAG GCACGGCACCCGGTGTGCAGGCGAGGTGGCCGCGGTGGCCAACAACGGCGTCTGTGGCGTGGGCGTGGCCTACAATGCCCGCATTGGAG GGGTGCGCATGCTGGACGGTGAAGTGACAGACGCCGTGGAGGCGCGCTCGCTGGGCCTGAACCCCAACCACATCCACATCTACAGTGCCAGCTGGGGCCCCGAGGATGATGGCAAGACCGTGGACGGGCCGGCCCGTCTTGCCGAGGAGGCCTTCTTCCGTGGGGTCAGCCAG GGCCGTGGGGGGCTGGGCTCCATCTTCGTCTGGGCCTCGGGGAACGGGGGCCGGGAGCATGACAGCTGTAACTGCGATGGCTACACCAACAGCATCTACACGCTGTCCATCAGCAGCGCCACGCAGTTTGGCAACGTGCCCTGGTACAGTGAGGCCTGCTCGTCCACACTGGCCACCACCTACAGCAGCGGCAACCAGAACGAGAAGCAGATT GTGACCACTGACTTGCGGCAGAAGTGTACGGAGTCTCACACGGGCACCTCGGCTTCTGCCCCCTTGGCAGCTGGCATCATTGCTCTCACGCTGGAGGCCAA CAAGAATCTTACCTGGCGGGACATGCAGCACTTGGTGGTACGGACCTCAAAGCCAGCCCACCTCAATGCCAACGACTGGGCCACCAATGGGGTGGGCCGGAAAG TGAGTCATTCATATGGCTACGGGCTGCTGGACGCAGGTGCTATGGTGACCCTGGCCCAGAACTGGACATCAGTGGCGCCCCAGCGCAAGTGCATCATCGAAATCCTCACTGAGCCCAA GGACATTGGGAAGCGGCTAGAGGTGCGGAAGACTGTGGCCGCCTGCCTGGGGGAGCCCAACCACGTCACCCGGCTGGAGCATGCTCAGGCGAGGCTCACTCTGTCCTACAATCGCCGTGGTGACCTGGCCATCCACCTGGTCAGCCCCATGGGCACCCGCTCCACCCTGCTGGCTGCCAG GCCGCACGACTACTCTGCTGATGGGTTTAATGACTGGGCCTTCATGACAACGCATTCCTGGGATGAGGACCCCTCTGGCGAGTGGGCCCTGGAGATCGAGAACACCAGTGAAGCCAACAACTATG GGACACTGACCAAGTTCACCCTTGTGCTGTACGGCACAGCCCCCGAGGGGCTGCCTGCGCCTCCGGAGAGCAGCGGCTGCAAGACCCTCACGTCCAGCCAGGCCTGCGTGG TGTGCGAGGAAGGCTTCTCCCTGCACCGGAAGAGCTGCGTCCAGCACTGCCCGCCGGGCTTCACTCCCCAAGTCCTCGATACCCACTACAGCACGGAGAACGACGTGGAGACCATCCGGGCCAGCGTCTGCGCTCCCTGCCACACCTCGTGTGCCACATGCCAGGGGCTGGCCCCCACCGACTGCCTCAGCTGCCCCAGCCACGCCTCCTTGGACCCTGTGCAGCTGACATGCTCCCGGCAAAGCCAGAGCAGCCGCGAGTCCCCgcagcagccgccgccgccgccccggccGCCCccggaagtgggggtgggggtgggggcggggccgcGGCTCCGGGCCGGGCGGCCGCCGTCGCACCTGCCCGAGGTGGTGGCCGGCCTCAGCTGCGCCTTCATCGCGCTGGTCTTCGTCACTGTCTTCCTGGTCCTGCAGCTGCGCTCGGGCTCCAGCTTCCGGGGGGTGAAAGTGTACGCCATGGACCGAGGCCTCGTCTCCTACAAGGGGCTGCCCCCCGAGGCCTGGCAGGAGGAGGGCCCGTCCGACTCAGAAGAGGACGAGGGCCGGGGCGAGAGGACCGCCTTTATCAAAGACCAGAGCGCCCTTTGA